The Deltaproteobacteria bacterium region TCGTTCGCCGGGGACCCGGCAGTAGACTGTCCGATTATCCAGGCCCCAGACGATAAAATAGGGGGCGAAGGCGTTGGGCACGTACCGCTTATAGGAATTGATCGTGGGGGCCAACAGGGCCGACATCCCTTTGGCATGGGCCATCAACCCCCCCAGAAAATAGCGCATCAGGTCAGACATCCCCCAGGCTTTGCTCTCGGGATCGTGGAACAGGTTTTTCCGCGAAACCGGATCGCTTAACGAAAGATGGATATGAAAACCGTTTCCTCCGCTTTCGGTCTTGGGACGGGACATGAAGGTCAACAGCAGATCATTTTGAAAAGCAATTTCTTTGCAAACATATTTAAAGGTAAAGGTCTGATCGGCCACATCCATGGCCTGAGCGTACTTCCAGTTGATCTCGAACTGTCCGGGGAAAAACTCGTGGTTGGAGTAGATGATCTCCACCCCCAGGTCCAAAAAGGTATTTTGCAACTTTCTCAGGAGTCCGAGACGATCCACGCGGGGATTGGCCGTATAGACGTTGGAAAGGTTGGGGTTATACGGCCCGCCCACCCCGGCGGCGTCCAGATTGAAGACAAAAAATTCCAGCTCGGTGGCGGCCACCGGCCTTAAATTTTTTTCCTCGTATTTTTTTAAGATCCCCTGGAGTACGTTTCGGGGATCGACCGGGTGGGGCACTCCATCCCGCTGGGCACTGGCGATGAAACGGGCGGTCCCCTCCAGGTGGGGCAATACGGCAAAGGTGTGGGGATCGGGGATCAGGGTCATATCACGCCATTCGATTTCCGGCCCCATACCGGTCCCCATGGCCACATCGTTGGCCAGATCGATAGCATAGATGGCCTGGGCGAAGTTGATGCCCTCGTGGAGGACCTCTTCCAGCCGCCGGGCGGGAACCAGTTTACTGCGGCAGATTCCGAACAAATCCGGAAAATCAATTCGAAGGGTGTCGATGTGATGCACATTTATTTTCTCTTTAATTTCATCTAGCTCCACGATTCCCCCTTTCCTTGCCTTCGTCTATCGGTTGCCTTTTTGAAATTGAAATGTTCATAACATTTTTTTAATTGGATTTTATTTTTCTTTCATGGTAAATGTCAAGCTAAAAATGGTTTAATTTTGACTTGTTGAACTTTTTTCTAAATTCTTAATAATATTAATTTGTTAGCCGGAAGGGTGGTTTCTCGAAACCCTTCTTCGAAAAAAACTTGAATTTATTTCCTTATCCTTTGATAATAACTAAAAGGATTCGCATCCCATCGTTTTCCGGCCTAGTGAAGCCGGAGGCCAGGGTGAAAATAGGAATATGAAGATTCATTTAATTGAACACGATCCCGGACACTCTCCGACCAATATCGAACCCTGGGCCCGGGAAAGGGGGCATTCCCTTTCTAAAACCGAAATCTTTCGAGGGGAGCCTTTTCCAGCAGCGGATACTTATGATTGGCTCATGGTCATGGGCGGATCGCAGCATGCCTGGGAAGAACCCCTCTATCCCTGGTTGGTGTCTGAGAAGGAAGGGATAGCCCAAGCCCTGGCCCGGAAAAAGATCATCCTGGGCATTTGTTTCGGGGCTCAGCTTTTAGCCGAGGCCCTCGGAGGAAAAGTGTTCCCCAACCGGCAGAAGGAAATTGGCTGGTATCCGGTGGTTCAGACCCCGGAGGGCCGATCCTCCGTGTTTTTTCAGGATATCCCCGAGCGTTTCACTACCTTTCACTGGCACAGCGATCATTTTGATCTTCCGGCCGGCGCGGTGCGCTTGGCCTTCAACGACTGCTCGACCAACCAGGCCTTCATCCACCCGGAATATCCCCTGTTGGTGCTCCAATTCCATCCCGAGTACACCCGGGAAATGGTCAGGCATTACGCGGGAGAATTCGGGACCGACTGGCTTCCGGGGTCCTTTGTGGCGGGAAAGGATCAGACCCTGGCACAGACCGAAGTGCTCCCGGAGACATACTGGCTGATGGAAAAAATATTAAACAACATGGAAAGGGCCTTTGGATTGGACCCTTGAATGGCTATGGAAAAT contains the following coding sequences:
- a CDS encoding glutamine synthetase; this encodes MELDEIKEKINVHHIDTLRIDFPDLFGICRSKLVPARRLEEVLHEGINFAQAIYAIDLANDVAMGTGMGPEIEWRDMTLIPDPHTFAVLPHLEGTARFIASAQRDGVPHPVDPRNVLQGILKKYEEKNLRPVAATELEFFVFNLDAAGVGGPYNPNLSNVYTANPRVDRLGLLRKLQNTFLDLGVEIIYSNHEFFPGQFEINWKYAQAMDVADQTFTFKYVCKEIAFQNDLLLTFMSRPKTESGGNGFHIHLSLSDPVSRKNLFHDPESKAWGMSDLMRYFLGGLMAHAKGMSALLAPTINSYKRYVPNAFAPYFIVWGLDNRTVYCRVPGERGPATRIENRAPCASANPYLVYAAAFAAGLDGIENKIDPGQPIEGDIYGAEPGTYPTVPLYLRDALAELKADKTLCTALGPELIQAFVAVKEHELERFRKAVTDWEFNEYSFHF
- a CDS encoding type 1 glutamine amidotransferase; translated protein: MKIHLIEHDPGHSPTNIEPWARERGHSLSKTEIFRGEPFPAADTYDWLMVMGGSQHAWEEPLYPWLVSEKEGIAQALARKKIILGICFGAQLLAEALGGKVFPNRQKEIGWYPVVQTPEGRSSVFFQDIPERFTTFHWHSDHFDLPAGAVRLAFNDCSTNQAFIHPEYPLLVLQFHPEYTREMVRHYAGEFGTDWLPGSFVAGKDQTLAQTEVLPETYWLMEKILNNMERAFGLDP